One Paenarthrobacter aurescens TC1 DNA window includes the following coding sequences:
- a CDS encoding hypothetical protein (identified by Glimmer2; putative), giving the protein MRGRNWLVRRVERRLGPELGGLRHVASSRRVFWKALIPCLVVGFVFGTIAEFVSPIRSTREAGHFSDPTLFITVGILTGLLLWSMTLLGSFRKLLVFDRGAVAKYSQKHTMVVIPWSDIVPGSIKAVTTADGSDPDRRLVARQKVSLGAGGRNALVFQARDTHWVFASDEDPQPLVIAIRECLRDAGMDDAVRATAGALPAVVLTGRTALD; this is encoded by the coding sequence ATGCGCGGCCGTAACTGGCTGGTTCGCCGGGTGGAGCGCAGGCTCGGGCCTGAGCTCGGTGGGCTGCGCCATGTCGCTTCCTCCCGCCGGGTCTTCTGGAAGGCGCTGATTCCTTGTTTGGTGGTGGGTTTCGTGTTCGGGACCATCGCAGAATTCGTCAGCCCCATTCGTTCAACCCGGGAAGCCGGACATTTCAGCGACCCCACACTGTTCATCACCGTGGGCATCCTCACCGGCTTGTTGCTGTGGTCCATGACCCTCCTGGGAAGCTTCCGGAAATTGCTGGTGTTTGACCGCGGGGCGGTGGCCAAGTACTCCCAAAAGCACACCATGGTGGTGATTCCCTGGAGTGACATCGTGCCCGGGAGCATCAAGGCGGTGACCACGGCTGACGGCAGTGATCCCGACCGCCGCCTGGTGGCACGCCAGAAGGTTTCGCTGGGAGCCGGCGGACGTAATGCACTGGTTTTCCAAGCCCGTGACACCCACTGGGTGTTTGCCTCCGACGAGGACCCGCAGCCGCTGGTCATCGCGATCCGGGAATGCCTGCGTGACGCTGGAATGGATGATGCTGTGCGCGCCACGGCAGGTGCGCTGCCCGCCGTCGTATTGACCGGACGTACGGCGCTTGACTGA
- a CDS encoding hypothetical protein (identified by Glimmer2; putative) → MSTPKSTTLTGLLDAVNGRPVRRHPETGAYFVKASGGAHFWGRVLDALVFLVGYAVLAVILAVVRESMMNSGSALGYNDGLWLTLYVVLWFVGLFAYGMIWGSVGSVGDAAAGMRSVRIKNGTTAGAWLGGWRAICWSFFPFFVVMLIASAVSGGGDDTWEPKFAAIDRRSGIAQGQQPVPDPKVVAAEQAAEAERRNMPNLYGQRPDARP, encoded by the coding sequence ATGAGCACTCCGAAGTCCACCACCCTTACCGGGCTGCTTGACGCTGTCAACGGCCGCCCCGTTCGCCGCCATCCTGAGACCGGCGCGTACTTCGTCAAGGCGTCCGGAGGCGCGCACTTCTGGGGCCGCGTACTGGATGCCCTGGTGTTCCTGGTTGGCTACGCGGTTTTGGCCGTGATCCTGGCCGTTGTGCGGGAATCCATGATGAACAGCGGCTCAGCGCTCGGATACAACGATGGTTTGTGGCTGACGCTCTACGTCGTCCTGTGGTTCGTGGGGTTGTTTGCCTACGGCATGATCTGGGGATCCGTGGGCAGTGTGGGCGACGCCGCCGCCGGCATGCGCTCCGTGCGGATCAAGAACGGTACGACGGCGGGAGCGTGGCTGGGCGGTTGGCGCGCCATCTGCTGGTCCTTCTTCCCGTTCTTCGTGGTGATGCTCATTGCCTCCGCAGTGAGTGGCGGCGGTGACGACACGTGGGAGCCGAAGTTTGCGGCCATTGACCGGCGCTCTGGCATCGCCCAAGGCCAGCAGCCCGTCCCGGACCCCAAGGTGGTTGCCGCGGAACAGGCAGCCGAAGCGGAACGCCGGAACATGCCAAACCTCTACGGCCAGCGTCCGGATGCGCGGCCGTAA
- a CDS encoding hypothetical protein (identified by Glimmer2; putative) yields the protein MTASTMNWTERDVQAAAKVLASASATGAPLPTLTDEEVVALDGAQHEQLVALPWLSAQDASKELMCAVALRGLLAKELVYPVIFEGEAEPSRLHATEEITGALTLRRSGSSVVSVERTVSTGKRWLYSYLHDDGVLLEEVDEGGLHGFTVITRDQLAQRLAEFVDPEKAAERDTDPTGYTEAQFEEHAATALADTLAASTVVAFNSDTNEFPTITVYTGPSGVHVLTPQVDGDSVSLELKETSAASLAGVLGGLAGLA from the coding sequence ATGACCGCCAGCACCATGAATTGGACCGAACGGGACGTGCAGGCAGCGGCCAAGGTCCTGGCGTCGGCCAGCGCAACCGGAGCGCCCTTACCCACGCTGACCGACGAAGAAGTTGTGGCCCTGGATGGCGCGCAGCACGAACAGTTGGTGGCCCTGCCCTGGCTTTCTGCCCAGGACGCAAGCAAGGAACTGATGTGCGCCGTAGCCTTGCGCGGACTGCTCGCCAAGGAACTCGTTTACCCGGTGATCTTCGAAGGTGAAGCCGAGCCTTCGCGTTTGCACGCCACCGAAGAAATCACCGGCGCCCTTACCCTGCGCCGCAGTGGCAGCAGCGTTGTTTCCGTGGAACGCACGGTGTCCACGGGAAAGCGCTGGCTTTACAGCTATCTCCACGACGACGGCGTGCTGCTCGAAGAAGTGGATGAAGGCGGCCTGCATGGCTTCACCGTCATAACCCGCGACCAACTGGCCCAGCGCCTCGCCGAATTCGTTGACCCGGAAAAGGCCGCCGAACGCGATACCGATCCCACTGGTTACACGGAAGCCCAGTTCGAGGAACACGCAGCAACTGCCTTGGCGGATACCCTGGCCGCGAGTACCGTGGTGGCCTTCAACTCGGACACTAACGAGTTCCCCACCATCACCGTTTACACCGGCCCGTCGGGCGTCCATGTGCTGACCCCGCAGGTTGACGGCGACTCGGTGTCTTTGGAGCTGAAGGAAACGTCCGCGGCCTCGCTGGCCGGCGTCCTCGGTGGTCTGGCCGGACTGGCCTGA
- a CDS encoding hypothetical protein (identified by Glimmer2; putative): MAGFYGADIAQLRSLAGVMGKAADAISLQSTQLSNAINSTTAWQGRDATVFKGDWNSQHRQSLVKAANMLRENASQLKKHANQQEFASHNDGSGTSVGVLKDVYDTAMGAKGAISPLVAAVRYVLPVKPLPNGVIDPRHVRYGKTKEILTNWRAGGTVLRDGITALRNGEKVTDVITDLKANIPYSQAFQEASKFSKGLRIAGALAAPLNIVGGISDMINPQHDGWRGTGDRVAGGLSVVGGVGSIMLMTAGGAALLGPIGAPIVIGAGLVAGAWALGNLVADNWDSISNFARNPGSYIADGAKEVAGFAKDVGSKVADGVSDAAKSVGNFVGGIFG; encoded by the coding sequence ATGGCTGGGTTCTATGGCGCGGACATCGCGCAGCTTCGCAGTCTGGCGGGTGTGATGGGCAAAGCTGCCGACGCCATCAGTTTGCAAAGCACGCAGTTGTCCAACGCGATCAACTCCACCACGGCGTGGCAGGGCCGGGACGCCACGGTGTTCAAGGGCGACTGGAACAGCCAACACCGGCAGAGCCTCGTGAAGGCCGCCAACATGCTGCGCGAAAATGCGAGCCAGCTGAAGAAGCACGCCAACCAGCAGGAGTTCGCCAGCCACAATGATGGTTCAGGCACCTCGGTTGGTGTCCTCAAGGACGTCTACGACACCGCCATGGGCGCGAAGGGCGCGATCAGTCCGCTGGTAGCGGCCGTCAGGTACGTTCTGCCCGTCAAGCCACTGCCCAACGGCGTCATCGATCCCCGGCATGTGAGGTACGGCAAGACCAAGGAGATCCTGACCAACTGGCGTGCCGGCGGGACCGTCCTGAGGGACGGGATCACGGCCCTTCGCAACGGCGAAAAGGTCACGGATGTCATTACCGACCTCAAAGCCAACATCCCTTACAGCCAGGCTTTCCAGGAAGCCAGCAAATTCTCCAAGGGCCTGCGCATCGCGGGGGCTTTGGCAGCACCGCTGAACATCGTGGGCGGCATCAGCGACATGATCAACCCGCAGCATGACGGCTGGCGCGGCACGGGCGACCGCGTGGCCGGCGGCCTGTCCGTGGTGGGCGGCGTGGGCAGCATCATGCTCATGACCGCTGGCGGTGCAGCCCTGCTGGGCCCGATTGGTGCGCCGATTGTGATTGGTGCCGGGCTTGTTGCCGGGGCCTGGGCCTTGGGTAACCTGGTGGCCGACAACTGGGACTCCATCAGCAACTTTGCCCGTAACCCTGGCAGCTACATCGCCGATGGCGCCAAGGAAGTGGCGGGCTTCGCGAAAGATGTAGGCAGTAAGGTGGCAGATGGGGTCAGTGACGCCGCTAAATCAGTCGGGAACTTTGTCGGAGGGATATTCGGATGA
- the dacB gene encoding D-alanyl-D-alanine carboxypeptidase/D-alanyl-D-alanine-endopeptidase (identified by match to protein family HMM PF02113; match to protein family HMM TIGR00666), with protein sequence MGVKNGGARKRVPAAWGRFTWPVLLTTVLLCLGAVVAVGMFPGLLSFPKPLPSVPAWQQVPDRLSGANSVLPLDPKAPVPVPAEVAKLLDATLKPDGAGSISGVVMDASTGQVLFDREATANRIPASNMKLLTAVSALKVLGPETRFTTRVLASDNPSTVVLTGGGDVLLGTSASEPTAVLGRAGLASLAADTAAALASAGVKGPVTVQVDDSLFSGAPLNPAWSLEDVAAGETAPLYSLALNSGRYAPDVLTGPRPLDSALATAQTFAEQLAAAGVAVSPGVERGKGIPAKELAAAESATIGEQVDLMLESSDNFLAEALGRMTALASGHEGTYDGATAAVRQRLGELGIATDSMQLADVSGLALENQVTARQFAEVVRAITSGPDPALRTALDGFPVAGLTGTLDDRYVDAGTSEGAGLVRAKTGTLNTVLALSGYVVDADGRLLVFSFIGNGLDPGAAGNKVALDRSASVLASCGCRG encoded by the coding sequence ATGGGCGTTAAAAACGGGGGTGCCCGCAAGCGGGTTCCCGCGGCGTGGGGGCGCTTTACATGGCCGGTGCTATTGACCACGGTCCTGCTGTGCCTCGGTGCCGTGGTGGCTGTGGGGATGTTTCCGGGCCTGCTCAGTTTCCCCAAGCCCCTACCTTCCGTTCCCGCTTGGCAGCAGGTGCCGGACCGACTTTCGGGCGCAAACAGTGTGCTTCCGCTGGATCCCAAGGCGCCCGTTCCCGTGCCTGCTGAGGTGGCGAAGCTCCTTGACGCCACGCTCAAGCCGGATGGCGCGGGCAGTATCAGCGGTGTGGTGATGGACGCCTCCACCGGTCAGGTGCTTTTTGACCGCGAAGCCACCGCCAACCGCATCCCGGCCTCGAACATGAAACTGCTGACAGCCGTCTCTGCCTTGAAGGTGCTCGGTCCCGAAACCCGTTTCACCACGCGTGTGCTCGCATCTGACAATCCCTCAACAGTGGTGCTGACCGGGGGAGGGGATGTGCTGCTGGGCACTTCCGCTTCCGAGCCCACAGCCGTCCTGGGCCGGGCCGGACTGGCGTCCCTGGCTGCAGACACGGCTGCCGCTTTGGCTTCAGCCGGAGTGAAGGGGCCCGTTACCGTTCAAGTTGACGACTCTCTCTTCAGCGGCGCGCCCCTTAACCCGGCATGGAGTTTGGAGGATGTCGCCGCCGGTGAAACCGCGCCCTTGTACTCCTTGGCGTTGAACTCCGGTCGCTACGCCCCGGACGTTCTCACCGGACCCCGACCCCTGGATTCCGCCCTCGCCACCGCCCAAACGTTCGCCGAACAGTTGGCGGCTGCCGGCGTAGCGGTGAGTCCCGGCGTCGAACGCGGCAAAGGCATCCCCGCCAAAGAACTGGCAGCTGCTGAGTCAGCCACCATCGGTGAGCAAGTGGACCTCATGCTGGAATCCTCTGACAATTTCCTGGCGGAAGCGCTGGGGCGGATGACCGCCTTGGCGTCTGGTCATGAAGGGACGTACGACGGCGCCACTGCGGCCGTGCGGCAAAGGCTGGGGGAGCTGGGAATCGCCACGGATTCGATGCAGTTGGCCGATGTGTCGGGCCTTGCCCTGGAGAATCAGGTCACCGCCCGCCAGTTCGCCGAGGTTGTCCGTGCCATCACCAGCGGGCCGGACCCTGCATTGCGGACCGCGCTCGATGGTTTCCCTGTAGCCGGGCTCACCGGGACCCTGGACGACAGATATGTGGACGCCGGTACGTCCGAGGGCGCCGGGCTGGTACGAGCCAAGACCGGGACGTTAAATACCGTGCTCGCGTTGAGCGGTTACGTGGTGGACGCCGATGGCCGGCTGCTGGTGTTCTCGTTCATCGGCAATGGCCTGGACCCGGGAGCCGCGGGCAACAAGGTGGCCTTGGACCGTTCGGCGTCGGTGCTGGCCTCATGCGGGTGCCGGGGCTGA